Below is a genomic region from Prunus persica cultivar Lovell chromosome G3, Prunus_persica_NCBIv2, whole genome shotgun sequence.
tgcagtacaaagacgtcgttttgtatttgttgatgacgttgtatattttaacaacgacggtgatttagcgtcgtggtatatgagggaaaagatgacggtggattccacgaccattgaaaaatcgaatacacgacggtgatttaccgtcgtctttttgcttttttgtagcaGTGACCATTGTAAACATGcgaaaaattaaagagaagtagtagaaaatacaTGACATTCACATAACAATAGTGTTCGAACATCCGCATTAGAGAATGTGTTTTGACAAGAGTTTATAGTTATTGTTGCGTGTTATATATAGAATAATTCTATTGCATTGCAACtgtaaaatgaaaaacttcaCAATGTTATGTTTCATTTGGGTATATCAATGACATATGTGTTTAAAACGAAAATGACATGTACATTTAGTTGTTCATAACTCCTGgaggcccaaaaaaattaatctaGGGAGCTGATTTCcccatttctcttttcttcatttacactcccttttccttttaaatactttttaatcaattttgttctttctctttcctattctatcctcaccctacattaatttcttttttacttcacttttatattatttgtttttctttatacttaatttttcaacttACACTTCATTTTCAGTATtaaagggaaggaaaaaaaaaaacttaatttcttactctattaaaggaaaaaaatatatactgaAAATGGAGTGCAAGttggaaaattaagtataaagaaaagGAACTAATATGAAagtgaagtaaaaagaaattaatgtagggtaagagtagaataggaaagagaaagaataaaattgattaaaaagtattaaaaagtaaaagggagtgtaagtggagaaaatGGGAGTGGGGAAATCATATCCCTTAATTTAACTGGAATTAATGGGAAGGAGTTCTAACGAGATTCATACTTAGTGTAACAAGTGGACAATTTCAAACTCAAGAAAATCCCGTTTATCAAGATTGATTGCCTAtgatattttgtttgatttttgtttatgtttttttgaatataaatgatagtctaaattataagaGGGAGGGGGTTTCACATATTCACATTATCAAAGTTATGGTAGTTCAAACCTGATACCAATGATTGCCTAATGTTGTTATGCATAATAAATCGCAAAAGTATAGTTTGGAGACATAAACATACATGTGCCTTTTATTCAGCTCATCACTATGCTTTATTTCTCATTTAGCATCTGTCTCATGTGACTTTTCTACGCATGCCCACATTAATTTTCTTGTCTTTTgtaataagtaaatttaggttttagccacaaaaaaactttcacttttggaaaaagcaaaaactttttaaaaaaagatagaaaaacctctcaactttcaaaccaaagatatgcaaatgtaaaggattccttaggaaatccaaaaataaataagggcaactTTATCCATTTtgacttattttaaaaaatttctctcttctctggcATTTTCCGAAGTCTCCCGTGTTGATATCCCCACTGTATAATCATATAAAAGAATATTAAATTAACatcaacaaaaggaaaacagTAGTACACAAGCTAGAtgttttcaacaacaaaaaaaagtacacAAGCTAGATGATATACAATGCAAAGTCACCatcaaacattttttttaaaaaaaaaagggaaaggaaaAAGCTAGCCCAACATTACAAAGACTTAGGCCCCATTTgggatttctttttttcgctAAAAACctgcttaactttaaagttaagcagtttaaggtgcttggtaaaaataaaatatcatgcttattttaaaagcaatgATCTTTTGACAACCGCTCTAAAAAGCAACCTCATCAATTGAAGCAGCGCTCCCTAATTTAATGATTCCAAAAGTCCACGTTAAAAGAGAAATCACCTCTACCTAGTCCTTCTTCTGAAACATTGGTACACTGTCTTTTCGATTGTGGCATATCATCAACCCAAAAACTTGTGAACTCTTCTTCCTCTAATGCTAGACCATAGCATGTAGCTCTTTCAAAAACATCCTCGTCATCTAAAAAGGTTTCCCACCAATCATTTCCATTCTTTGTTGATGGTGATGTTTGTGACGGCGTACTAAAATTCTCGACTGTTTGAATATGATCCAAAATTGGTTCTTTACTGCTCAAACAATTTGAACTCTTGATGAAGCTTCGGGGTTGAGGTCTTATTACGATGGTCTTTATTGTTTCTTGGGGTTTATCTTTCACCTTTTTCAGGCGAGAATCCGTCCGCAGTCGAGTGTTCCAATAATTTTTCACATCATTCGCTGTCCTTCCTGGAAGCCTTCCAGCAATCAATGACCACCTTCGACAGATAGCatgagaaaataaatcaatacATTTGTGCTAtgatacacacacacaaagtaggaaataaatcaaacCCTGCCGTCAACTTCCgtcaaattttctattaaaaagaTGATATGGCATATATGTGAGCCACACATCCAACAATATATAGCCACGTGATTTTAAATAAagtattaatatatttaaaaaagataagattaaaacttaaattttcttttttttgaaaaaaactcTCTCGCCCTCTTCCTTCAAACCTGTCGCCCCACCGTGGCACCCACCTCCCtccactcactcactctctctcatcaGATTTGAGGGTGATGGTCAGGCAAGCAAAGAACCGGGTTGGGATTTAAATCTTTTATTAAAGCTACGTGGCACTATATTATTAGATGTGTTGCCCCATATATATACCACATCATcattttaatagaaaatttaacGGAAACTGACGATAGAGACCATTTTGATTTGTGGATGATAACCTTAAGGACCATTAATATCACATAAAAAACATTAAAGACGAAAGACGATAATTTCGCAAAACCTCAGGgctatttgtgataaaaagcttTTTGTAGATGTTGTAACATATATGATCACTATGTTTTACGATTCACAGAGACTAAGATACATCATGCATGGCTTCATGGCCCTTCTAGTGCTTTTTTGTGGTTGTGCATGCGTACTGAGATAAACAAGAGAAGATATAATATAGAAAACAACACGGGATGCATGTCGGCAATTGTggattttaggtttttttgaATGGTATGTGATGAAAGAACCATGTGGGATAAGGAAAGAGACATTTATTGGTACCTGTTTCCTAAAAGCTTGTGAAGCCTAATGATTAGATCTACTTCATCCTCTGCAAACTCTCCTCTCTTGATATTTGGCTTCAAATAGTTCATCCACCTTAGTCTACAGCTCTTCCTGCACCTGTTCAACCCTGCATCCATGCATAATGCAAAAAATTCCAGATGTTGGATAAGTCTCTTAGCACCCCTCGGCCCACGAGTGATATCATTTGAGCTAAGCACGTGGACAACATAAATAATGAGTAATATGGGAGCACTAGTGACTATTGGGCCTAGCCGTtgaaagacaaaattaaaagcaaCCAATTGGCAATAAGTGGAGAAGTTTAAGGCCTTGTAAACATCACTAATTTAAGGCTTCACTGCCTATTAATTAAGCTCTAGCTATTTATTAACCATCTATATCATATATCTCTCTGAGTTATATTTACATTAATACCTGCTTTGTTAGGAACTTGGTGCCACTTTCCTTCTCCATGATTCTCAATGCACTGCCTCAAAAGATCATCTTCCTCTCTAGTCCAAGCTCCTTTTCTCACACCCAAGTTATAGCCCTCCATCTTCTTGTTGGCCAGCGTTGTATGTTAGCAGCTAGTTTATATTGTGCCTGTTAGTTACTTCAAAGCCTCCAGAAGCCACCTagcattataaataaaaggtcTCTGAAGGTATGAAGACGATCAGATTAAGGCTACAAGGCCAGTGACGTGCAATGTCTCGTGTCCACAGAAGTGGAATAAAAACGTTTAAGAGGTGGCTACGTACGGTTCTCCATCAGAAATTAACTACCAGTCGCTATTAAAATACGTTTTCTTGTACGGCTTGATAACAGTAACAGTTAGCTAAGAGTTTGTTAGTGTCAGCACGTGTGGTTCACGTATCACAGCTGTAATTATTAGTTAGTTTGTTAAGCATTAGTTATAGGCTAAACATATGATATAAAACACATCCTTCTGTAATTGTTCATACGattgaaaatcaaagaaagcaAATTCTCTCTTATTTCTCAGTTCTTCTTCAATATTTGTCTTCTTCCTTCAGCCTCAATTCTTCTTCCTTATATAGGCGGATTCTCCATTACGGAGTACGAATATACGGATTAGTTACAAGTTCTGGTTTTC
It encodes:
- the LOC18783018 gene encoding transcription factor MYB75; translated protein: MEGYNLGVRKGAWTREEDDLLRQCIENHGEGKWHQVPNKAGLNRCRKSCRLRWMNYLKPNIKRGEFAEDEVDLIIRLHKLLGNRWSLIAGRLPGRTANDVKNYWNTRLRTDSRLKKVKDKPQETIKTIVIRPQPRSFIKSSNCLSSKEPILDHIQTVENFSTPSQTSPSTKNGNDWWETFLDDEDVFERATCYGLALEEEEFTSFWVDDMPQSKRQCTNVSEEGLGRGDFSFNVDFWNH